A stretch of the Planktothricoides raciborskii GIHE-MW2 genome encodes the following:
- a CDS encoding glycerophosphodiester phosphodiesterase family protein — MKMEMELEIIAHRGFSAIAPENTLAAFAAAIEYAADSVEFDLQLTADGVPVVIHNPTLDKTTGTPGNVTAKTLTELKDLDAGSWFHPQFAGEKIPTLAETLAILHPLPQHIYLDVKPHCQWSDFQVAELVEMLIAQGWQERAIVSSFNPQFVEQVRQTQRGLTLGYIVANVEDYEAELAKAINQGNSVMISEYHLLLNHPTLVAKSRDRGVDIVVWTVDDPNDLQALVNIGVRRIVTNSLVGKSRVSR, encoded by the coding sequence ATGAAAATGGAAATGGAATTAGAAATTATTGCTCATCGGGGATTTTCCGCGATCGCCCCAGAAAATACTCTCGCGGCTTTTGCGGCAGCCATTGAATATGCCGCTGATTCGGTGGAATTTGACCTGCAATTAACCGCTGATGGTGTTCCCGTGGTAATCCATAATCCCACCTTAGACAAAACTACCGGAACCCCCGGAAATGTCACGGCAAAAACTTTAACTGAGTTAAAAGATTTAGATGCTGGCAGTTGGTTTCATCCTCAGTTTGCCGGTGAAAAAATTCCCACCTTAGCGGAAACTTTAGCCATTCTCCATCCGCTGCCTCAGCATATTTATTTAGATGTTAAGCCTCATTGTCAATGGTCAGACTTTCAAGTAGCAGAATTAGTCGAGATGCTGATTGCCCAAGGGTGGCAAGAAAGGGCGATCGTTTCCTCATTTAATCCTCAGTTTGTGGAACAAGTACGCCAAACTCAGCGGGGGTTAACCTTGGGTTATATTGTGGCTAATGTTGAAGATTATGAGGCAGAATTGGCCAAAGCAATTAATCAGGGCAATTCGGTGATGATTAGTGAATATCATCTGTTGTTAAATCATCCCACTTTGGTGGCAAAAAGCCGCGATCGCGGGGTGGATATTGTGGTTTGGACGGTGGATGATCCCAATGATTTGCAAGCTTTAGTTAATATTGGTGTTCGGCGAATTGTCACTAATTCTTTAGTGGGTAAATCACGGGTTTCTCGATGA
- a CDS encoding ATP-dependent DNA helicase RecQ: MDKQNQVYWDYVRQEFRRIWGYEDFRPPQGEIVQTLLEGTDALVVLATGGGKSICFQLPALLKNGLTLVVSPLVALMENQVQELRDRQLPAALLHNEISKLQRKKTLEALGKNQLRLLYLSPETLFSKPVWDCLTQPHLPINGLILDEAHCLVQWGDTFRPAYRRLGTVRSQLLKSKPPGSKMAIAAFTATADPVAQKTIAQVLQLQQPQQYLYSPYRPNLYLQVKVAWTPRGRRQQLFNYIKQREKQSGLVYVRSRKDSEELAQILQQKGYNTRAYHAGLSGSERRFIEQAWINGNLPFVVCTCAFGMGVNKPNVRWVVHFQAPCLLSEYIQEVGRAGRDGKPAEALTLVSECTGFLDPEDRQRREFLIQQQRSLSRRALELGKKLPKQGSIDEVARKYKEGAIALSLLHSQNQLQWLDPFHYIIYPKSSQPLKNDSNATQIMAKYLTTRTCRWHFLLQAFGFDREAKNILKNLKCGHCDRCRSS; the protein is encoded by the coding sequence ATGGACAAGCAAAATCAGGTTTATTGGGATTATGTACGGCAGGAATTTCGCCGCATTTGGGGATACGAGGATTTTCGCCCACCCCAAGGAGAAATCGTCCAAACTTTATTAGAAGGAACTGATGCCCTGGTAGTGTTGGCAACCGGGGGCGGGAAATCGATTTGTTTTCAATTACCGGCATTATTAAAAAACGGTTTAACTTTGGTGGTTTCTCCTTTGGTGGCGTTAATGGAAAACCAGGTGCAAGAATTGCGCGATCGCCAACTTCCCGCTGCTTTATTACATAATGAAATTAGTAAATTACAACGGAAAAAAACCCTAGAAGCTTTAGGCAAAAATCAGTTACGCTTATTATATTTATCTCCAGAAACTTTATTCAGTAAGCCAGTTTGGGACTGTCTGACTCAACCCCATTTACCCATTAATGGTTTAATTCTCGATGAAGCCCATTGTTTAGTCCAATGGGGGGATACTTTTCGCCCAGCTTATCGACGGTTAGGAACCGTGCGATCGCAGTTGCTAAAATCTAAACCTCCGGGGAGTAAAATGGCGATTGCTGCGTTTACCGCGACGGCGGATCCAGTTGCTCAAAAAACCATTGCTCAAGTTTTACAATTACAACAACCCCAACAGTATTTATATAGTCCTTATCGCCCAAATCTTTATCTGCAAGTGAAAGTTGCCTGGACGCCACGAGGTCGTCGTCAACAGTTATTTAACTATATCAAACAACGGGAAAAACAATCCGGTTTAGTCTATGTGCGATCGCGCAAAGATAGCGAAGAACTTGCCCAAATTTTACAACAAAAAGGATATAATACTCGCGCTTATCACGCGGGACTGAGTGGATCGGAACGGCGTTTTATTGAACAAGCTTGGATTAACGGAAACTTACCTTTTGTGGTCTGTACTTGTGCCTTTGGTATGGGGGTGAATAAACCGAATGTTCGCTGGGTGGTTCATTTTCAAGCGCCCTGTTTATTATCAGAATATATTCAGGAAGTGGGACGCGCTGGTCGGGATGGTAAACCCGCTGAAGCCTTAACATTAGTTAGTGAATGTACCGGGTTTCTTGACCCAGAAGATCGCCAAAGACGAGAGTTTTTAATCCAACAGCAGCGATCGCTTTCTCGACGGGCTCTAGAACTAGGCAAAAAATTACCCAAACAGGGGAGTATTGACGAAGTTGCCCGCAAATATAAAGAAGGCGCGATCGCGCTTTCTCTATTACATAGTCAGAATCAATTACAGTGGCTTGACCCATTTCATTATATCATTTATCCCAAGTCAAGTCAACCGCTAAAAAATGATAGCAATGCCACTCAAATAATGGCCAAATATCTGACTACTCGGACTTGTCGGTGGCATTTTTTACTCCAAGCATTTGGCTTCGATAGAGAAGCCAAAAATATACTCAAAAATCTCAAATGTGGACATTGCGATCGGTGTCGTTCTTCATAA